The region GCTGATGTGATTCATTATTCTAGTAATGCTTTAGTCCTTTGTAATTTGTGGTAATtatgctttttcctttttaatacaaaaaaatgtataaaaataaaaagttcaaAAGACAGTGGTGCCTGGGTTTTCTGTTCTGCTGACTTGCCCTCTCAGGTAACTGGGCTGGGTTCATCCTGGTGTAGTTGGGGactggagaggagcagaggaagtGGCTTTGGTTCCACAGGTAGGGCTGTGGGACAATGGGCTGACCAGTGGGAACCCTGAGCCATGTGGCCCAGAACACACCTGCCTCATACACAGGCAGATGGAACTAGGGGACAGTGCAAGTAACAGATAAACAATTAAATTTTACAAATAGATTTCTAGAGCAGGTTTTTTTATAAGTGTCTTGTATAGAAAACAATGTCAGCAAAAGTGCAGTCGTTTCCAAGCAGCATATTTAACTTCAGCTTCATCATCTGTTATGTGTGGACAAGAATTTGTTTCCTGATTAAAATACTATTTGGCATAAATCATTGTCTCTCACTCTGCTCATCACCAGGCTGGCcaagagctgctgggctggttCACTCCTCTTTCTTGGGTGGGTCTGGGATGCTTTCAGAGAGTGGTGTGAGGCTGAGCAGGATTTTGTGTCTCTCGAAGGCTTTGGTCTGTCTGAACATTTTGTCTGTGCCATGCAGGAAATCCAGCACTCCCAGCACTCCGTAGCACTGGTTGAACCTGAGAACCAAACACAGATAAACATCACTGAAGTTACTGAGGTTACTTTGCCCTTTCTCTCCATTCCTTTCTGAGCCGATAATCTGTCCATGGGATTTCTGTACCAGtctccctggcagctctgtcAAAGCCTGGGTGAACCTTGTGCAGCTCCTCTTTGGTGCCATCATCTGTTTCTcctgggcagctcagagctgtgggagCATTGGGCACCCATGTCACTGTGCCCCATGTGCTCTCCAGACCTGGCTGTCCTGAGCCATGGAGCAGGTGTGCCCCAGTTGGCACAGCTGTTCCACCCAGAGTGTCTTGGCTCTGCAGGGATCCCTGTCCTGGCATGTGGTGACAGAACTGTCCCCCGGGCTGgttctgcagcagggcagacaTTTCTGAGCAGCATGTCTGAATGTAGGGCactcagggagctgggaatgtttcTCCACTGCTCGGGTGTGTATCCTTGAGCTGTCTGCTGCAGCTACTCTCTGTCCAGCACAGGAGGCTGAGAATCTCTGTCAGGAAGGGTTAATGGTGATTGTCTGGGCACAGTGTAATCTGATCAGTGTTACTGATCCCAGTGTAtggcagagggacagacaggCAGGCTCGCTTATTTTACCTGTGTGACTTGCCCTGGCTCTGTCCTTAGATCACATGAAGTGTATTCTGAACTTCTAGGAAGAACCTTGCAGAGAAAACAGGGCTGGAATGCCTTGAAATCCCAGTTTAACTGCTCTAAGACTGGCAGCACTCAGCCTGCTCTCAAGCAAACTGGAGAACTGCACTGCTGGTGCATGAGTCAGGCAAACCCACTTGACCCTCAGAAAGGAGCTTTTCCTGCCAGTGGAGAGGAAGGAGAATGGAAAACTGAGCAGTGCCCAGACATACTTGAGGTGGTGGAAGTCGTGGAACTCTGGAGATGGCAGGAGGGGCAGGTGGTAGCCACAGTGAGAAATGCTTGTTGTTATAAGAGCAATGGAGAACCATGCTGAGACTGAAACAATGTGAGATCCCATGATCATCGGTCCAGTCATGACAGGCAGAGTGTTGGAGACCtggaaatgagaagaaaatatcTCATTAATGGGTCCACTACAAGCAGATTCTCCTCTAGGAGCTGAATTGTCACCTGGTGATCCATCACACTGGCCTGTTTTGTGCCAAcagtgtaaagaaaaaaaaaaaaacaactgtgcAAACACCTTACTAAAGTTACATAATCATCCAAAAAGTAATTATAGGGATAAGAGAGTTCTACTACTGCAAACCATTGACAAAGCCCAAATCTATAAGGCTGCAGTAGAAGTTAGACATGACTCCAAACCCTGGGTGAGTACAGCATGATCCCAGTAAATCACCCTGGAGTCTGAGGTATGAATTTCAGCTTCACCTTGGAATAATGCTGAATCTGCCCTTGGGAAACCTCACTGTGAAAGGGCATGGCCTGCAGACACACCCAGCAATGTGACaaaccctgctgcagctcttcacTGTGATCTGCCCTGGCACAAATGGCTCTGGCTGCCCAGacccagctgcaggcaccagcacagctcagctgggctcctCAATCATTGTGCTGTCCAAAGACTGTCAGCTGGGGAgacacccagagcagcccaggacTATTGGTAACAGGAGATGGAATTTTTAAGTGGAATATTTGAAGGTGGGATGTGTTTTCCTCAGAAGTCTCAGCTGCAGGGGTGTTGGGATACACTCCTTGCAAACACTGATGCCAGCAACCACCACAAAAATCCTGACAGATTTCCAAGTCCACACAATCACTCAGGCTGTCATATCTCTTGCTGAAAGCACTGTCTGTGCTCCCAGTCCTCTTGGGGCTCATGGGAAGCCCTGTCCAGTCAATTCCTTATCTACtggaggcccttggagctgtgCTCTGGAAGCTGCTGGAGTCCAGAATAAACAATTACTGCAACCCTCCTAGAGCCAAGCTTCTCGGCAGGGCAGCTCAGCCTCCTCTTCCTAAGGAAGAAGCCTCTAAGGGCAAATTTCCTTCTCTTGCCTTGGAAATCACACTGCACACAGCACCTGGAGGGTGACCATGTGAAAATCCACTTACTATGTGCTCTATAGGGTGAGCATAGATGGAGACCACGCCAATGGGGGCTGTCCACTCGTGGTGCTTCTTGTGGATGTGCTTGTACAGCACTGGGTGGTGAACAAGCCTGGGCAGAGGAAACAGAAAGGCAAGGTTTGAGCTCTGCAAAAAAGGAGTAACAGAACACAGAATTTCTGCAGGGGACTTGCTTGTGTCTCCTCTAACATAAGGATTTCAGAGCAGCTGGCAATAAGAGTGTAGGATTCCTTGCTTCTTTTGCTCTCTTTGTATTGAGTCCTTATTCAATTAATGTGTCTGCTGGCTTATGATAAACTCAGGCCAGATAAATCCCATAAATCAAAGTCCCTGAATTACTTATTTATTCAAATCTGGGAGTACTGTAAGGGGAAGACTCACTTTATGCTTTCACTGTTCTGACTTTTTCTACTGGCAACTGTCAAAGAATCAGAATTTTCAGTTCCATGGGTCTTTGGTAAAAAAACTGCATTTACTTTTTTTGGGTGCATTTGTCCTAAAGGGAAACCTACAGATTTCTGAGAGTACTCTGCttgcttctgcttcttttgtCTTCCTTCCTTTAGTTCTGTCCTCTAATTTTGGTGTCAGTGTTTGGGAATCCTGCAGTGTTGGAAGTCAGGCCCTGATTTGTGGGTGCTGTACAAGGGAACAGAGATCAGTCACTGACCTTTGAGATTTTTATCTTTCAGGACAGTCAGTCTTGTTCTTTTCAAAGAATGCTTCGTGAAAAACTGcctgttctgtttcttccttaGCTTTTAAGCTGTTCCACCTTTAAAATTCTACCCATTTTtgtttgctggcagcagcaaggCCTCATGTTGTGAGGGTAGATTTCCCATATAAATACAAGATTGGTGGAACAGAGGGATGAGGATTATTGCTGTTGTAGGGTATGAGTATAAACTTAAAGGCATAGAGGAAAATCAAGCACCTGTTCCTGTGCTCAGCTCACCTGTGTGTATAATAGAAGAGAATTTCCTCTACTACAGTAAAAATGCTTAGCTCCACAAGAAACCATTGGAAGGTTGGCAATTCCTTGCTGAAGGTGTTTTCCCACCATTGCATGATGTAGAACATGGGCACAAGCATGGGGAAGGAGACAAAGAACTGATTACCCAGCGCTGTGTAGATGGCTTTCCACAGTTTCTTTCTGTCCACCTGCAAAAGAGAAGTCAGGACTTGAGTCTAAGAAAGAAGCAATGCAGTTTTAGTTGGAAGGATGAAAAGCTTTAAGATTTGTAGGCAGTTAGTTTTGGGATCAGCTCTTTAACAAGCAGTCAATGCAGATCTGATCAGTAGCCTCACAACAGGATCTGCCTTCCTTCCTACAGTGGGTATGCAAGACTTGACTTGATCCCCCTGGAATCCTACCTGGCTGTAAGAGAAAAGCATAACAGGTTCTTCTCCCCATTCCTGGCCTGAGAGAGTGCAGGAAGTGTTCAGCCAGCAGGAAAGGCAGAGTGAGAAGTACTTACAGGATCATTCTTGCCCAGCTGAATGCGATAGCGAGTAATGAAAGTTGGCTTTCCTGTTATATCAGCCACCAGAAGGATTCCATTGAAGCCCCAGAAAGCAAGTACAGGCACCAATGCAGCCCCTGTGGCATGAGGAAAGGGCAGAGATGTGTGAATGAATTGGAAACTATGGCTAAATCAGAAACAAAATACACTGGCACAGTACCCAGAGGACCTTGCTGGGACCCAGTAGTGCCAAGGGTGCGTCCCCTGCCCAAAGATGCTTTAAAATGGAATATTGGTAAATTCTGACATAAATCAAAATCAAAGAATGGAAAGGAGGTTAGAGCAGATAAATGTCTCAGAGGTTGAAACCTGACATAACTGAAGCTAAGAAAAGGCTTTTCTAGGTGGCTGGGAGGCCTCTGTTGCTTTTAAATCCAAGTAGGCTAAGGTTGACTTGATATCTAGAACCTTGCAAAGT is a window of Ammospiza caudacuta isolate bAmmCau1 chromosome 16, bAmmCau1.pri, whole genome shotgun sequence DNA encoding:
- the FAXDC2 gene encoding fatty acid hydroxylase domain-containing protein 2, with amino-acid sequence METDPGHSSTAELQKQGKKLSDALRISAYVFSAGLLMFTALMNASSWLMQNITLDNFWQTAWLEFYDYMEGDEWTIFLVGAALVPVLAFWGFNGILLVADITGKPTFITRYRIQLGKNDPVDRKKLWKAIYTALGNQFFVSFPMLVPMFYIMQWWENTFSKELPTFQWFLVELSIFTVVEEILFYYTHRLVHHPVLYKHIHKKHHEWTAPIGVVSIYAHPIEHIVSNTLPVMTGPMIMGSHIVSVSAWFSIALITTSISHCGYHLPLLPSPEFHDFHHLKFNQCYGVLGVLDFLHGTDKMFRQTKAFERHKILLSLTPLSESIPDPPKKEE